Within the bacterium genome, the region GCTCGACACCTCCGTGCGCAATCTCGCGCGTCTGCACGATGAGCTGATGGAACTCAGCCGTCTCGCCCGCGCCGGCGCCTTCAGTTTTGCGGAAAACATGGAGGCCCTCAAACACAACTGGCTATTCAAGGGCTATTTCGAGCGCCGCGGCTTTTGGAACCGCGCGGAATTCGAAAAGGACTACGCCGACCGCATGCGCGAGCTGTCCGAGCGCGAAGCCCGCCTCAACGAATACGAAAAGACTCTGGGACAGCAGTTTCGCCAGGTGCAGGAGCTGCACAAGCAAGTGCAACGCCGCTTGCAGCTCGTCGAAGAGCTGGAGAAAAAGCTGCGCCCGGCTGAGCCGCAGGCAGAACAGCAAAAGCCCGAAGCTCAGCCGCCGGAACAGCAGCCGCCTGAGCCGCCGCCGCCGGAACAAGAGCAGCCGTGAAACGCGCACCCCGCCCAATGCCGCTGACTTCGCGGTGAGGTTCTTTCTTCTCCGCAAAAGCGGAGGCGCGGCTGTATTCTGCAGAAGCGCGGCCAAAACTTGCGCTGCTGGTCGGCCGTCAGGTTGTTGTTACGCGCGCGTCTTTTGCGGTCGCGGCAGGCCGTGTCAAACGCCAAACAACGTCGAGGTTCTTCATTCGCGTCGCTTCGCACACAGGTGCGGTTGTTTCTTTGTCGGGCGCAGCGTGTTCGCGTTAAGCGAGCGCCGCCTCTTGTATCCGCCTGCTCTGCTGCCTGTGGCTTTGCGCTGGTGCCGGAGACAGCCGCGGCAGCAGCAAGATCATCAGCACTTCCAACAGACCATTCTTTATGCCGGTTCGAGATTTCCGCTTCGACACGCCCAATCAAAAATCCTCCTACGTTCAAGAGATGTTCGATCGCATCGCCCCGCGTTATGATCTGATGAATCGGATCATGACGTTTGGGCGGGACCAAGCCTGGCGCCGGCGCCTGATTCGCCGCGCCGGAGTCTCGGCGAATGCCGTGGTGCTGGATATCGCCACCGGTACCGGCGACCTCGCGCTGGTGGCGCAAGCAGCCGGGGCGCGTCAGGTGGTGGGCGCGGACTTCAGCCGCGAGATGCTCGGCTATGCCCGCCACAAAACGCGCAAAGGCAACCGCCGCCTCCTTCTCGCGGTGGCAGACGGCTTGAAGCTGCCCTTTCCGGATGACACCTTCGATGCGGTGGTCACCGGCTTCTCGCTGCGCAATGTCGCCAACCTCGACGCCTTCCTGCGCGAAATGGTGCGCGTGACCAAACAGGGCGGCAAGGTCGCCAGCCTCGAAATCACCCGGCCGCGCGGCCGCTGGTTTCGCAGTTTCTTTTCCTGGTATTTTGGTGCGATCGTGCCGCGCCTGGGCGCACTCATCTCTGGCGCGCAGGAAGCCTACAGTTATCTGCCGCATTCCGTATCCGTGTTCATCACGCCCGAAGAGTTGCGCGTGCGGCTGGAAGATGCCGGCCTGCATCACGCCCGTTTCGAGACTTTGATGTTCGGTTGCATTTCCATTCATTCCGGCACCAAAATCCGCGCAGCCGCTGCCCAGCGGAAGCAGGTCGCCTCCTCGGCGCGGCGGCCGGCCGCCTCACCCCCGCGCCTTTGAGAATGCCGCGCAATTGCCGGCGTCACGGCTATCCTCCCGGCCGCGGCGGCAAATCCAGCGCCGGCGTCTCGCCTGCCGCAGACCGGACATCTGCGCTGCCCGCTGTCACTCCGGCGATACTGCCGCGGCGTGGTAATCCTTGCAATTCAATCCTGCCTTTGGTATTTTCGCCCCGATTTGATTACGGAGGCGCTGATCTACAGGAGGTTGTCGCTCGTGTTGGAAAAAATCGATCACATCGGCATTGCGGTGCGGGATCTGGAGGAGGCCGTCAAGCGCTACACGCTGTTGATGGCGGCGCCGCCGGCGCACGTGGAAGAAGTTCCCTCGCAGCAGGTGAAAGTGGCGATGTTCACGGTGGGCGCGTCGCGCGTCGAACTGCTTGCCGCCACCTCGCCGGAATCGGCGATTGCCAAGTTTCTCGACAAGCGCGGGGAAGGCATGCATCACATTTGCTTCAAAGTCGATGATCTTGCTGCCGCGTTGGCGCACGTGCAGGCCGGCGGCATGGAGGTGGTGCCGGGCGCGGGCGCGGCCGGCGCGGGCGGCAGCCGGGTTGCCTTTTTGCATCCGCGCAGCGCGGCGGGCGTGTTGATCGAACTGGTGGAGCAGAAGCAAACCGAGTCCTGACCATGCCGGGTGAGCACAAACCATGAGACGTATCCGCATCGGCATTGACGTCGGCGGAACGTTTACCAACGCCGTTGCCCTCGATACCTCGAGTTTCAGCATCATTGCGCACACGAAGACGCACACCACGCATCACGCCGAAAGCGGCGTGGCATACGGCATTCTTACGGCGTTGCGCAAACTGCTGCGCAAAGGCGAAATCGATCCCGGTGAAATCATTCTGGTGGCG harbors:
- the ubiE gene encoding bifunctional demethylmenaquinone methyltransferase/2-methoxy-6-polyprenyl-1,4-benzoquinol methylase UbiE — protein: MPVRDFRFDTPNQKSSYVQEMFDRIAPRYDLMNRIMTFGRDQAWRRRLIRRAGVSANAVVLDIATGTGDLALVAQAAGARQVVGADFSREMLGYARHKTRKGNRRLLLAVADGLKLPFPDDTFDAVVTGFSLRNVANLDAFLREMVRVTKQGGKVASLEITRPRGRWFRSFFSWYFGAIVPRLGALISGAQEAYSYLPHSVSVFITPEELRVRLEDAGLHHARFETLMFGCISIHSGTKIRAAAAQRKQVASSARRPAASPPRL
- the mce gene encoding methylmalonyl-CoA epimerase; translation: MLEKIDHIGIAVRDLEEAVKRYTLLMAAPPAHVEEVPSQQVKVAMFTVGASRVELLAATSPESAIAKFLDKRGEGMHHICFKVDDLAAALAHVQAGGMEVVPGAGAAGAGGSRVAFLHPRSAAGVLIELVEQKQTES